GTGGCCGGGGAAGGTCCTCGCGGCGGGGGTACGGGACTCGGCGGTGCACGTCGTGCGGCCGCACGGGCTGACCCTGGAAGAGGTCGGCTACCCCGCTGACGGGCTGCTGGCCGCGCGCAGCAAGGAGGCGCGCAACAAGCGTTCCCTGCCGACCGCGGGCTGCTGCTGAGCGGTCGGCGCCCGCGGACGCCGGTCTTCGCCGGTGTCCGTCTTCGCCGGCGTCGGCGCTCGCGGGCGCGGGCGCCGGTCGTCGTCAGCGGTTGGCGGCGGCCGACGCCTGGGCCTCGCCGCGGCGGTTGATCTGGCGGAAGGTGAACTCCGCCAGGTCGTCGCCGATCGAGAAGACCGGGGTGTCCTTGGTCGTGACGTCCTTGCCGTCGGTGAAACCGGCGATGGTGAAGTAGGCGTAGCGGCCCACCGAGTTGATGGTCGTGCGGCAGAGCGCGGAGGAGCAGAAGTCCTTCACGCCGTTGCCGGCGAGCGGCTTCACGAAGCCCTTCTTGTCCGACTGCGCCTTGGCCTTCGCCGCCTGCGCCTCGGTGTCGAAGACGGCCACCCCGACGGTGACCGCGGTGCCGTCCTTCGCGTACGTCGCCCGCATCAGGGTGGTGCAGCCGCTCGCGCCGAGGACCGCGGGCAGAGTGCCCTGGGAGGCCGTCGCGCAGTCCCCGGTGTCGGCGGTCGCGCCCTTCTTGTACACGGTCGAGCCCATGGTCAGCTGGGTGCCGGGGAAGAGCAGCTCCGCGCTGAGGGGCGCCGTGTCCTTGGCCTTGCTGGCGATGAAGTCCTTCGGGTCGAGCGGTGGCGCGGCGCTGGTCGGCGCGAAGGAGGGCGCGGTGCCGCCGCCGCCGGGCAGGGACGCCGTGGCCGGCAGCTGCGAGGTCGGCTTGCCGGCCTTCTGGTCGTCACCGCCCGCGGAGACGACGGCCATGGCGACGGCGGTGCCTATCGCGAGGGTGGCGACGGCACCGCCCCCTATCAGCAGCAGCCGTTTCTTGCGGTTGCGGCTCTCGGACGCCTCGGCGAGCGCGGCCCAGTCCGGGGTGCCGCCGTTGCCGTCGTCGGTCCACGGCTGCTGGGAGTGCGGTTTCCAGGGATCCCACTGGGACGGGGGTCCCCCCTGCTGCCCAAAGCTCATGGGCCGCATCTTAGACGGGGCACGGGGCGTGCTGGTGCGCCTCAACGGGGCTCGGAGGCCCTAGCGTTGCCCCGATGAATACCGGCAAAGGCGACATCTCCGGGTGGTTGGTACGGCGGGCCTCCTGGCATCTCTGGGCGGTCCTGGCGCTCGTCCTGGGCGGTGCCGTGGTCCGCACGGCCCGTGTGACCTCGGACGGAGGGATGGACAACGCCATCGTCGTGCGGGCCGCGCGGACCTGGCTGGCCGGGGGATCGCCGTATGACGATCCGCACTTCCTTTATTTGCCGAGCGCGGTCCTCGCGGCGGCCCCGCAGGCGCTGCTGCCGGTGTCGGTGCTGCGCGGTCTTGTGCCGGTCGCGGTGAGCGGCTGCCTGGTCCTCGGCTGGGGGTGCGCGCTGCGGCTGTACGGTGTGCCGCCGCGCAGCCGGTTCGCGGTGCTCGGGCTCACCGCGCTCGCGGCCGGCTTCGCGCCGTTCGGGCATCTGGTGCAGCTGGCGAACTGGACGGCGACGGCGGCCCTGGCGCTGCCGCTGGCCCTGCTGCTGGCCGGGCGGGGCCGCTGGACGGCGGCGGGCGTCGTGCTCGGCGCGGCCGTCGCGCTGAAGCCGCTGCTCGCGCCGGTGGCGCTGCTCCTCGTCTTCGCCCGGCGGCCGCGGGCCCTGGCGGCGCTGACCCTGGTGCCCGCCGTCACCTCGGTCGGGTCGGCGCTGCTGCTGCCCGACCCGCTGGGGTTCGTCACCCGCACCCTGCCGTTCCTGCTGCGCGGCGACGACGGCTTCGTCCGGCTCTACGAGGCGTCCCCCGCGGCCGTGCTGCCCCGGCTCGGGGTGCCGGAGGCGGTGGCGCAGGGTGTCGCGCTGCTGCTCTGCGCGGCCGGGGTGGGGTGCGCGTATCTGCGCTGGCGGCGCGGCGGTCCTGAGCCGCTGCGGCTGGCGGAGACGGCGGCGGGGCTGATGCTC
The sequence above is a segment of the Streptomyces griseoviridis genome. Coding sequences within it:
- a CDS encoding glycosyltransferase family 87 protein, with protein sequence MNTGKGDISGWLVRRASWHLWAVLALVLGGAVVRTARVTSDGGMDNAIVVRAARTWLAGGSPYDDPHFLYLPSAVLAAAPQALLPVSVLRGLVPVAVSGCLVLGWGCALRLYGVPPRSRFAVLGLTALAAGFAPFGHLVQLANWTATAALALPLALLLAGRGRWTAAGVVLGAAVALKPLLAPVALLLVFARRPRALAALTLVPAVTSVGSALLLPDPLGFVTRTLPFLLRGDDGFVRLYEASPAAVLPRLGVPEAVAQGVALLLCAAGVGCAYLRWRRGGPEPLRLAETAAGLMLSAFLVSRPSYDHYLLVVVPLLLAGLPYAGSAARTPWFWLSLAPQLPGLALPYPEPSQRRAFRDALTLLALAVTVARHNARPGPLRAPDPSAAGRVDPGAGRLSPGGDPAF